The nucleotide window GATCGGTTGAAACCAACAGGACTTTTTTGCCTTGACGGGCAGCAAGAACCGCCAGAGCAGAAGACACGGTTGTTTTACCAACTCCGCCTTTACCACCAATTAATAAAACTTTTTTATCGCTTAACAACATGAGAAAAGAACCCTGTTTTTGGTCGGGTTATAAAATTAGCAACAACGGAAATGATCAAGAGGTGAGTGTTCCATTCCCATACGTTGATGCCATTCGTGGAAACGTTCCAGCATTAATGGCTGTAACTCTAAAGTATAATAGGCGGCCGGGTTCGGCACGCCCATCATTTCAGAAAAAACCAGTAGCATGAATAAATCGTCTTCGTCGCGCTTTGCCCGGGCAATAGCTGAGCGATAGGGCGCATTATAGAACTCATTGGCCAAATCACTTGCCCGGCTGAACCAACGGCGGACTGACTGTATATTCATGCTACTTACTCCTGTTTAATAGTGTTTCTTCTGAGCTTTTTGTTCCTTACGGATTTTAGATAAGCCTGCACTAGCTTCAAGACCAATCCAGATAGCTGCAACCAGTACGACTAAATCCAGACCCATTAAGAACCAGTCACCGCTGTTGTAAAAGTCCTTGAGCTGAACAATAAGCGCGAAGACTGTCATTATCAGCAGGAAAACTAATGGTATTAACGTGTAATACATAGGTCTGCCAAGGCGAACCAGCATGACAGTAATAACCAGTAAGGTTAAACCGGCTAATAACTGATTTGTGGTACCAAACAGAGGCCAGATAACTAAGCCGCCGGAACCGTCGGCACCACCAGCGCCAAAGGCCAACAATAAACAGCTACCAACCGCAAGCAGGGTAGCTGGAAGGGCTTTTTGCATCCAGTTGATGTTATAGATGTTTCCCCATTCCTGGAAAATATAACGCTGGAGGCGAAGACCTGTATCCATGGTGGTACCGGCGAAAAGCACTGCCATAACCGTCAGTAGTGTTTCCGATACACCAATGTCCAGGCCGAGGCCCCGACTAATAATGTTAGCGCCACCTTCAACAAAGGCTGATACGCCACCTTGTCCGAAAGAAGAGTAGACCGCTTCCCAGTCAGCTAATGTTGCAAAGCCGGCTGTTGCAGCGATGATGGTCGCCAATGACAATGAACCTTCGCCAACTGCGCCAAAGTATCCGACAAAGCGGGCATCGGTTTCTTTATTAAGTTGCTTCGAGGTTGTGCCCGATGCAACCAGGCCGTGGAAGCCCGAAATTGCCCCGCAGGCTATGGTGACGAACAGCAGCGGCAACATTGATGGGGTGCCTTCCGGAGTGTTGCTATTGAAGGCCGGAGCTGAAATTTCCGGAGCCAGTAGTAACGTGGCGCCGTAAAGCAAAATAAGACCAATGAAAAGCTGCAGACCGTTGATGTAGTCTCGTGGCTGAAGCAACATCCAAACAGGCAGTAACGAAGCAATGGCTGCGTAGCCAAACAGGATAAGAACCCATTGCGCGTTGTCGCTAATACCCATGACCGTTTCCGGCAATTCTATAGGGAAGGACGGACCTGCCCAGATAAGTGCGTACAGCGCCAGTACACCGATAATGGATATAGCACCCAAGCCCATCCATTTACGGAAAATAATTTGTCCGATAATAAGCGCGACAAATATGGCCCCCCAAACCGGAACTACTGAGCTGGAGAATTTAATCAGCAGCCCCGAAATAGCGGTAGCGAATACTGCATTGACCATTAATAACACCAGGAAAATAACGATCATAAACAGCGTTTGAGAGCGCTTTCCAACAACATCGCCGGTCAGGTTACCAATAGATTTGGCTTTATTACGGTTACTTGCCCAGATAGCGCCGGCATCGTGTACACCAGCAAAAAATATGGTACCGAAAATAACCCATAAGAAAGCAGGTACCCAACCCCAG belongs to Idiomarina sp. PL1-037 and includes:
- a CDS encoding cory-CC-star protein; the protein is MNIQSVRRWFSRASDLANEFYNAPYRSAIARAKRDEDDLFMLLVFSEMMGVPNPAAYYTLELQPLMLERFHEWHQRMGMEHSPLDHFRCC
- a CDS encoding carbon starvation protein A encodes the protein MNAIVMMVLGLGAMFLGYVFYSKFIAEKIFKLDPDFRTPAHELEDGVDFVPTNKYVLWGHHFTSVAGAAPIIGPAIAVIWGWVPAFLWVIFGTIFFAGVHDAGAIWASNRNKAKSIGNLTGDVVGKRSQTLFMIVIFLVLLMVNAVFATAISGLLIKFSSSVVPVWGAIFVALIIGQIIFRKWMGLGAISIIGVLALYALIWAGPSFPIELPETVMGISDNAQWVLILFGYAAIASLLPVWMLLQPRDYINGLQLFIGLILLYGATLLLAPEISAPAFNSNTPEGTPSMLPLLFVTIACGAISGFHGLVASGTTSKQLNKETDARFVGYFGAVGEGSLSLATIIAATAGFATLADWEAVYSSFGQGGVSAFVEGGANIISRGLGLDIGVSETLLTVMAVLFAGTTMDTGLRLQRYIFQEWGNIYNINWMQKALPATLLAVGSCLLLAFGAGGADGSGGLVIWPLFGTTNQLLAGLTLLVITVMLVRLGRPMYYTLIPLVFLLIMTVFALIVQLKDFYNSGDWFLMGLDLVVLVAAIWIGLEASAGLSKIRKEQKAQKKHY